The following nucleotide sequence is from Pseudobutyrivibrio ruminis HUN009.
CCGAGGGCTGTAACACAAATAAAAAGGAGAAATGAAATGAGTAACACAGTAGTATCAATCGACAATTTAGTAAAGCGATATGGTGAGAATGTAGCTGTAGATCACTTCTCATTAAACATTGAAGAAGGGGAAATCCTTGGACTCCTTGGTCCAAATGGTTCAGGAAAGACTACCACAATCAACTGTCTTCTTTCTCTTCTTACTTTTGATAAAGGGGATATCAAAATCTGGGGAAAGGAAATGAGTCCAGATGCCTACGATATCAAATCACAGATTGGTGTGGTAATGCAGAATGTGGCAGTTATCGATACCTTGAATGTATACGAAAACGTAGATTTCTTCTGCGGACTTTATATAAAGGATAAGGCAACAAGAAAGCAGTACGTTGAAGAAGCACTTGAGTTTACAGGACTTACAGAATTCAAAAAGCAAAAACCTAAAAAGCTTTCAGGGGGACTTCTTCGAAGACTTAACATCGCCTGCGGAATTGCCCACAAGCCAAAGCTAGTCATCTTTGATGAGCCAACAGTTGCTGTTGATCCACAAAGTAGAAATGCAATTCTCGAGGGAATCAAAAAAATGAACAAGGCCGGTGCAACAGTCATCTACACCTCACACTACATGGAGGAAGTTGAGGAGCTTTGCTCAAGAGTTGTAATTATGGATCACGGTAAAAACATTGCAAATGGAACTACAAACGAGCTAAAGTCTTCTCTTATCAGCCGCGAGAAAATCCGCATTGGATTGCCTGACAAATCACCTGAGATTCTTGCAGGACTCATGGAAATCAACCACGTATACAAGGTTAAGGAAGATGGAGATGATGTAGTAATCAAATGCGATGGCGGCGAACACAATCTGGTTCACGTGCTCAGCTACCTTACAGACAACAATGTTCCATTTGGCCGCGTAACTACCGAACTTCCTACTCTTAACGATGTGTTCTTGGAGATTACAGGAAAGGAGCTTAGAGACTAATGTTTATTAGAATCTTTACATACTCATTAAAAAATTTATCCAGAAAATACTGGCTGGTAGGCTGGAACTTTCTTTTCCCGCTGGTTCTTGCCACCGCTTTCTTTCTTGGATTCGGAAATCTCATAAAGGAAGATCCTGATACCTTCCAGACTTTGGAAGTAGGATATGTAAATGAACTTGATGTGTCAGCTGGCTTTGACCAGGTTCTAGAAGAGCTTTCCAAGGAAAATGATGATGGAACTACAGTGCTTAATCTTCACACATACTCTTCGAAGGATGATGCTGTAAAAGCTATGAATAATGGGGATATCAAAGGCTTCTATCTGGAATCAGAAGATGGTGTCGAAACTATCATTATTTCAAATGGCTATGATTCCACAATCATGAACGAGATAGTTCGTGAATACGATAATTACACTGATGTAATCACGCAGATTGCTAAGGACCATCCTGAAAAGGTAGCTGATGCCATTGAGGCAATCACTTCTGAAAACAGCTTCATCAGTGAATACAACTTTGGAAATGAAACCAGTCAGTACATCCAGTACTTCTACGCTTTGCTTGCAATGACATCACTTTTCAGCTCTTGGATTAGCACAGCAATCCTAGAAGGAATGTGTGCAAATATGTCTGAGATGGGCAAGCGAGTTGAATGTGCACCTACATCAAAGTTTATGAGCATTACTGCAAGCTTACTTGCTGGAGTTCTTTTACAAATTGTTTCAAATATCATAGTTGTGATTTATATCCAATATATTCTAGGAATCAACCTGGGCGTGCCAATGGGAACTATGATTCTCCTTTGCACTATCGGCAGTGCTCTTGGTATTTCAACAGGAACACTGATGGGCTCTGTTATCAGAAATCCACGATTACTTGTAACCGTGCCACTGTTTTTCACAATGATATGTTCATTCTTCAGTGGATTAATGTGGGGACAGATTAAACAGAT
It contains:
- a CDS encoding ABC transporter ATP-binding protein; the protein is MSNTVVSIDNLVKRYGENVAVDHFSLNIEEGEILGLLGPNGSGKTTTINCLLSLLTFDKGDIKIWGKEMSPDAYDIKSQIGVVMQNVAVIDTLNVYENVDFFCGLYIKDKATRKQYVEEALEFTGLTEFKKQKPKKLSGGLLRRLNIACGIAHKPKLVIFDEPTVAVDPQSRNAILEGIKKMNKAGATVIYTSHYMEEVEELCSRVVIMDHGKNIANGTTNELKSSLISREKIRIGLPDKSPEILAGLMEINHVYKVKEDGDDVVIKCDGGEHNLVHVLSYLTDNNVPFGRVTTELPTLNDVFLEITGKELRD
- a CDS encoding ABC transporter permease, with the translated sequence MFIRIFTYSLKNLSRKYWLVGWNFLFPLVLATAFFLGFGNLIKEDPDTFQTLEVGYVNELDVSAGFDQVLEELSKENDDGTTVLNLHTYSSKDDAVKAMNNGDIKGFYLESEDGVETIIISNGYDSTIMNEIVREYDNYTDVITQIAKDHPEKVADAIEAITSENSFISEYNFGNETSQYIQYFYALLAMTSLFSSWISTAILEGMCANMSEMGKRVECAPTSKFMSITASLLAGVLLQIVSNIIVVIYIQYILGINLGVPMGTMILLCTIGSALGISTGTLMGSVIRNPRLLVTVPLFFTMICSFFSGLMWGQIKQIIQYNCPIINKINPAALLTNAMYVRSTYGATAEFHQDITIMCGMVIGCIIVASIFLRRRKYVSL